A region of Paraburkholderia largidicola DNA encodes the following proteins:
- a CDS encoding D-amino acid dehydrogenase, whose product MQTIVLGGGIIGVATAFYLRERGCDVTVIERESDVALATSFGNAGVIAPGYVTPWAAPGMPFKILKYLFKPASPLIFRPTFDLAQWRWIARWLRECDLARFRVNKQRMQRIAYYSRECLREFRGHHPFEYGRSQGYLQLFRTAFDVELAQPALAVLRDAGIRHREVSAAECAVIEPGLRWARQAPLSGLYLPDDEAGDCARFTRELRAICEANGVRFRFDTRVTALDVRGGTAHGVHVESAAGSETLVANAVVVAAGVDSADLLAPLGVKVPLYPVKGYSATLQIVDDEKSPRAALMDESLKTAITRFGPNLRVAGTAELGNRQTTLREQALQTLMKVLDDWFPHATAPSSAQFWVGRRPMTPDGAPLLGPSGIDRLWINLGHGSTGWAMSLGSGRVVADLITQRKPEIDLDGLTLARYRGS is encoded by the coding sequence TCGTTCTCGGCGGCGGCATCATCGGCGTCGCCACTGCTTTCTACCTGCGCGAGCGCGGCTGCGACGTCACCGTGATCGAGCGCGAGTCCGACGTGGCGCTCGCGACCAGCTTCGGCAACGCGGGCGTGATCGCGCCCGGCTACGTCACGCCGTGGGCCGCGCCCGGCATGCCGTTCAAGATCCTGAAGTACCTGTTCAAGCCCGCGTCGCCGCTGATCTTCCGGCCGACCTTCGATCTCGCGCAATGGCGCTGGATCGCGCGCTGGCTGCGCGAATGCGATCTCGCGCGCTTTCGCGTCAACAAGCAGCGGATGCAGCGCATCGCGTACTACAGCCGCGAATGCCTGCGCGAGTTTCGCGGGCATCATCCGTTCGAATACGGACGCAGCCAGGGCTATCTGCAACTCTTTCGCACGGCGTTCGACGTCGAACTCGCGCAGCCCGCGCTTGCCGTGCTGCGTGACGCGGGCATCCGGCATCGCGAAGTGAGCGCGGCCGAATGCGCGGTGATCGAACCGGGACTGCGCTGGGCGCGTCAGGCGCCGTTGAGCGGTCTCTATCTACCCGACGACGAAGCAGGCGATTGCGCGCGCTTCACGCGGGAATTGCGTGCGATCTGCGAGGCGAACGGCGTACGCTTTCGCTTCGACACGCGCGTGACGGCGCTCGACGTGCGTGGCGGCACGGCGCACGGCGTGCATGTCGAGAGCGCGGCGGGCAGCGAGACGCTGGTGGCGAATGCCGTCGTGGTAGCGGCGGGCGTCGATAGCGCGGATCTGCTTGCGCCGCTTGGCGTAAAAGTGCCGCTGTATCCCGTGAAGGGTTACTCGGCGACACTGCAGATCGTCGACGATGAAAAGTCGCCGCGCGCCGCGTTGATGGACGAGTCGCTGAAAACAGCGATCACGCGCTTTGGGCCGAATCTGCGCGTCGCGGGCACGGCCGAGCTTGGCAACCGGCAGACGACCTTGCGCGAGCAGGCGCTACAGACGCTGATGAAAGTGCTCGACGACTGGTTCCCGCATGCGACGGCGCCCTCTTCCGCGCAGTTCTGGGTCGGACGCCGTCCGATGACACCCGATGGCGCGCCGTTGCTCGGGCCGTCCGGGATCGACAGGCTGTGGATCAATCTCGGGCATGGCTCGACGGGGTGGGCGATGTCGCTGGGATCGGGGCGCGTGGTGGCTGATCTGATCACGCAGCGCAAGCCGGAGATCGATCTGGATGGGTTGACGCTGGCGCGGTATCGCGGGTCGTGA